CTACATAACAGGTTGGACAAAAGGAAATATTGATAATATTTCTAAAACTGGAATTCAAGATATATTCTTAGTTAAATATAATTCTTCAGGCATTAAGCAATGGACTAAATTAATGGGAGTTTTTGGGAGTGAATCTACAGGTAGATCTATAGCAATCAGCACCTCTGGAATTATTTCTTTAGGTGGTTTTACAAGTGGTAATCTTGATGGGCAACCCAAAACTGGCGATAATGATTTATTTATTACAAACAGACTTTCACCATAATAGTAGTTTATTTAACTTATTATCATAATTTTATATTTTTTTATTATTTCTATTCTATTTAACAATCTTTTTTGATATTTTATTTTATTATATAATCTTTGTTATTTATTTAATAATAATTTATTTTACATTAATATTTAATTTATCATAATTTTTATCTATATTTATTTTTATCAAAATATTTTTCAAACTATTTTTTATTGAATTTATTTTTTTTTTGATATATAATTATATAATAAATTAAAATATATTATAATTTTAATTAATATTAAAATATTAAAAGGAATTATTTATGAAAAAAATAGTATTTTTTTTGTTACTTTTCTTTTCTTTATTTTTAATAATAAATTGTCATCCACCTTCTCTCTACAATACTAATAACAACAATACTCCTCAATCTTCAATTACTAAATGAAAAAGACTACTAGGAGCAAATGGAGCTAATACAGAAGCACGTGGAATAGCAATAGACTCATCAAATAATATCTATGTTTGTGGATATACAACTGGTAATCTTGATAATCAAACTATAACTGGAACCAAAGATTTATTTGTTACAAACAAAGTTTCTCCATAATAGTTTATTTAACTTATTATCATAATTTTATATTTTATTTATATTTTTTTATTATTTCTATTAACAAAAATATAAAAGATAAGTGGGAAAAAATCCACTTATTTTTTTTAATTTGAATTGATTTAATTATTTACATCAATTCATTTTTTTTAATACTTTATAATAAATTTATTTACATTTTAATTTTTATATCTATAATTATTAATAGAGAAAAAATAAATTTCGGGAGCTTTTTTATGACTGAAAAGAAAAAGCTTAAAGGTGTAAACTATTTTGCTTATGGTATTGGCGATATTTATGGTGGTGGTTCATTTTTAATTATAAACACACTTTTTTTGTTTTTTTTAACTGATATTGCTAAATTACCTCCAGTTTTAGCTGGTCTTGTTATCTTTTTCGGAAAATTTTGGGATGCTGTAACAGATCCAATAATGGGTTATATATCTGATAATACAAGGACCAAATTTGGAAGAAGAAGAATCTATTTTATAACAGGAATAATACCTGTTTTTATCACTTTTATTTTAATCTGGCTTAAAGTTGACTTTAATAATAATATCATTAATTTTCTTTATTATGCTTTTGCTTATATGTTTTTTTCAACTGCTTTTACTCTTGTTATGATTCCTTACTCAGCTTTAAATGCAGATATGACTGGAGAATATAAAGAAAGAACTAAACTTACCGGTTTTAGAATGTTTTTTTCTCAATTTTCATCTTTAATATGTGGAACTTTGCCAAAAATAATAATAAACAAAACAGGTGGTGGAGCTTCTGGCTTTTTAACAATGGCCATAATTTTTGGTATATTCTTTTCTGTTCCTTGGTTATTCGTTTTTTTAGGAACTTTTGAAGATGAAAATAGATATAAAGATCAAGAAACTCAAAAAGTATCTGAATTTTTTAAAGGTATACTTTCAGTTTTCAAGAACAAATCTTTCAGAATTCATATAGGAATGTACATTGCAGCATATGTTGCTATGGATTTTATAATGGCTTTATTCATATATTACTTACAAAAATATTTAAATAAACCATCTCTTTATGTCCCATGTATGGGAACAATATTGATAACACAAATTCTTTTTTTACCACTTTATGTATTTATAAGCAATAAATTTGGAAAAGGTGTAGCATTTAGAATTGGATTACCGTTGTGGGCATTAGGACTTATTATTTCATTCTTCTTAACACCTACATCTACAAATTTTATTGTTTTAATTGTTTGTTTTATAATTGGTGCTGGCTTATCAGCAGGAGTTTTTGTTCCTTATGCTATTTTACCTTCTGTTGTCGAAATCGATACTCTTATTACAACAAAAAATAGAGCAGGTTTATACTCAGGAGCTATGACTCTAATAAGAAAAACAGTTCAAGCTATTGCTTTAGCTTTAATAGGATTATATTTGCAACTTATTAAATATGATGCAAATGCAAAAACTCTTTCAAATGAAACTTTAAATGGAATTAAAGCTGGTTTTTTTCTATTTCCATTTATTCTTTTGTTTATTGGATTCTTAATAGGATTAAAGTTTAAAGTTACACCAAAAACTTTTGAAGTAATAAAAAATGAAATAGAAAGATTAAAAAAAGGAGATAAAAAAGAAAATACATCTGAAGAAAACAAAAAAATTTGTGAAACATTAACAGGTTTTTCTTTTGAAAAACTTTTTAATAAAGAAAACCTTAACATATAAAAAATTTAGTTTTTTTAATTTGAATTTATTTTATTTTTTATTTAATTTCTTTAAGTAATTTAATTTATTTATTTTCTTTTTTATTTTCTTTTACTTTATTTTAATTTTTTAATTTTATTTTATTTTAATTTTAATTTACTTTTTATATATAATTTTTTAATTAAGTAAGGATCAAATATGAATAAAAAATCAAAAATAGGTGTAGTTTGTGGATTAAGAAAAACTTTTGATTATAACACAGCTTCTCAAATATTTGAAGAAAAAAAAAGATATTTAAGGAGTATAAATTTAGTAGATTGGGTTATATATGAAAAACCAGTTTTTGAAGTTGAAGATTTATCTGATGTAGTTAACTATTTTATAAGTAGTAATATCGATGCTTTTATATTTATATCTGGGACTTTTCATCTTGGTCATCTTCCTTTATTTATTTATAAACATTTAAATAAGCCAGTATACTTCTGGGGATGGGATGAACTACCTTATGATGGAGGAAAAATAAGGCTAAATTCTGTTTGTGGAGTAAATTTAAATTGCTCAAATTTTTATAAAAGTGGAATTGACAACTTTCATTACTCAATAGGAGATGAGATAGATATTAACTGGCTTAAAGCAATTAATATAATACATGGACTTAATAACTCAAAAGTTGGAATTGCAGGCTATAGAGCTCATGGATTCTTTAATGTTGATGTAGATGATACTTCTATTTATAAAAATTTTGGAATTTTAATAGACCATTTTGAACTTTCAGAGATATTTAATTACAATTTTGATAAAGAAGATTTTGACTATTTTAATCAAAAAGTAAAAAAAATTTTCAATACAAAAGCTTTATCAGAAGAACAGATTAATAAAGTTGTAATTCTTTCTGCAAAATTAAAAAAATTTTTTGTTGATAATAATCTATCATCTTTAGCTATAAGATGTTGGCCTGAATTTGCTGCTTCTTTTAGTATTTCTCCTTGTGCCTCAATGTCAATACTTCAGTCAGAAGGAATAATTTTAACATGTGAAGGGGATTTAGATGGATCTATCTCAATGATTGCTCAGAAATACGCAGGATCTGATTATCCTTACCTTGCTGACTTTTCACAAATCAATTTAAAAGAAAATTTTGGACTTTTATGGCATTGTGGAGTTGCCCCATGTAATTTATGGGATGGAAAATGTGATATTACATTAGATACTTATTTTGCTGGAGGAAAAGGAGTTACTGCTGGATTTGTAATGAAAGAAGGAGAAATATCACTTTTAAGACTTGATTCTGTAAATGGAGATTATAGAGTATTTTTGTCTGAAGGGAAAATCATACCTATGGATAAAGCTTTGACTGGTACTTATGGTAAAGTTGTTTTCAAAACCCATATTAAAAATGTTCTTGATAAAATTATTTCAAATGGTATAGCTCATCATATTTCTGTTTCTTATGGTAACTATAATGATGCATTTAGAATATTTGCTAAAATAAAAAAATTAAAAATAATAGAAGGTATTTAATTTAGTTTTATTTTATTTTTTTTATTAATTTATAGCTTAATTTATAAATTTAAATCTTTAATTAAAATAATCTATAAAGAACTAATTTTACCAGGAGAACTTTATGTTTTACAATGAAGATAAAAATTCAATTAAAATCTATCTTAAAGATAAAATAATTTTTCATTTCAAAAAAGGCAAAGTAAATATTGAACTTTTTTGTTCAAAACTAAGTATTACTTCATCAAGAGGGTCCTTCTTTTTTAAAGAAAAATTATATGAATCTATTAAATTAAAAAATTATGAAATATTAGATAAAAATGAAAGATTAATAAAAATTAACTTTGAAAATAAAATAGAAATATTTTTTGAAAAAATAAAAGAAAATTATTTAAATCAAAATGATTCAATTGTAAAAATATACTTTAATGTAATTGATAAAAAATATAATGGAATAAATATTTTATTAAATGCTTATAAAGATGAAAAAATATTTGGGGTTGGTGAACAATTTTCATTTTTGAACTTAAAAGGTAAAAAGGTCCCAATATTTTGTCAAGAGCAAGGAATAGGAAGAGGAAAAAATCTTTTTACATTTCTTGTAAATCTATTATATAAAGCTGGAGGTAATTATTTCACAACTTATTATGCTGAACCTTCATTCATTTCTAATAAATCATACTTTTTAATAGCAAATTCTTACGACTACTCAATTTTTAATTTTAAAAAAAACCTTACCATTATGAAATTCTATACAATACCAGATTGGATAATTATAGGAGCTTCAAATTCTCTTATATCATGTTTAAAATTAAAAACTTCACTTGTTGGTAAACAGGAAAAAATACCTGATTGGGTTTTTAATGGTGCTATTTTAGGAATTCAAGGAGGAAAAGAAATTGTTCTGAAAAAATTGGAAAAAGCAAAAAAACACAATATAAAAATAAGTGCTGTTTGGTGCCAAGATTGGGAAGGTAAAAGAATTACAAGCTTTGGTAAACAACTTTTCTGGGATTGGATTTATGATAATAACTTATATCCTAATCTACCTGAATTTATTAAACTTTTAAATAAAGAAGGAATAAAATTCTTAGGTTATATTAATCCTTTTTTATGCACAGATGGAAAATTATACCAAATTGCAAAACAAAAAAATTTACTTCTTAAAAACGAAAAAGGGGAACCTTATCATGTCAAGATAACTACTTTCCCAGCAGCAATTCTTGACTTAACAAACCCAGAGACAATAGAATGGATAAAATCAATAATTAAAGAAAATATGCTAGATATTGGGCTTTCAGGTTGGATGGCTGATTTTGGAGAACATACCCCTATTGACTGTATGCTAAAAGATAAATATTTTATCAATAATTTTAGGAAGTACCTATTTAATGATTTTTATAAAAACCTTATAGATACTAATTTTAAAATAAATGATAGCAATATAAGTAATGATAAAGATACTTATGAACAAAATATTGCTTATGAAAATAACTATTTAAGAGATTTTCATAATATCTACCCTGTTATATGGGCTAAAATAAATATAGATGCTATTAAAGAATCAAAAAAAGAAAACGAAATCTTTATTTTTTCAAGAAGTGGATTTTTGGGTACTTCAAAAATATCTATGTGTTTATGGGGGGGAGATCAACTTGTAGACTGGTCAAAAGATGATGGTTTACCATCTGTTATTATTTCTTACCTTTCTTCCTCTTTTTCTTCAATTGCTGCAAATCATTCAGATATAGGTGGTTATACAACTGTTGCTTGGAAAAAAAGAGATAAGGAGCTATTTTTGAGATGGACGGAATTAGGTGCTTTTTCTATTATAATGAGAACTCATGAGGGAAATAGACCTGATGTAAATGTACAATTTGACTATGATGAAGAAACATTAAAACATTTTTCAAAATTCTCACATATTTATAGCAGATTAAAAGAATATTATATTCATGTATATAATGAATATTATAAAGAAAATTTACCATTTTACAGACATCTATCTATATATTATCCCGAAGATAAAAACATTTATAAATATGATTATTGCTACCTTATAGGAAAAGATCTTCTTATTTATCCTATCATTAAAAAAGGAAGGAGAAAAATAAAAGTTTATATACCTGAAAATAATTTTATTCATCTTTTTACTGGTGTTGAATATAAAAAAGGTTTTCATGTTATTAACTCCCCAATTGGTATACCTGCTGTATTTTATAGGAAGGATTCAACTTTTTCTAATCTTTTTTCTGAAATAAAAAATTTATTTTAACAATATGAGAAAATTGCACTATCCAAAATTTCTAATTAAGATTTTAAGATTAACTTTCGGGTTTTTTCTCAAAAAATATTACAATATAAATTTTATTGATAAAGAAAATGTTAAAAAGTTTAATAGACCTTTTATTTTACTTGCAAACCATTGTGGATTTTGGGATCCTTTTTTTATCTGTATTTATCTAGAACAAGAAATCCATTTTGTTACATCAGACAATATTTTTAGAAATCCTATTTTCAATTTTTTTATGAATCTTTTTGGTTCAATCCCAAAATCAAAATTTATTCCAGATATTGAAACCATAAAACTCATTTTTAAAGTCATAAAAGAAAATAAATCTGTTGGTATATTTCCTGAAACAAATAGAACATGGGATGGTTCTACTTTTAAGATAAATCCAAATATAGGAAAACTTGTAAAAAAACTCGGTATTGATTTAATAGGTGCAAAAATTAAAGGAGGTTATCTTTCTTTACCAAGATGGGCTCAAAAAAAAAGGTATGGTAAAGTTATCATTGAATATGATTTTATAGTAAAATCTTCCGATTTGCAAAATCTTAATGAAGAAAAAATAAACCAGTTAGTTGAGGAATGGTTCAAATACAATGAGGATGATTTTATTTTTAAAAATAATTTTAAATACAAAGGGAAAAATTTAGCTCAATATATTGAAAGGGTTCTTTTTATATGTCCAAACTGTAACTCTTTTGTGTCTATATTTTCTTCAAAAAACCATTTTTTTTGTAAAAATTGTGGAGTAAAATTTGTTTATAATGAAACAGGAATAATTGATCTATTCAAAGAAAATAATTCAATAGATTATTATAAAAAAAAATTTGATAAAAATGACAATAACAAGGAATTAAAAAATTTTAAAATTACAGACTTTAACACTGTTAATAAATGGAACAAATGGCAGATTAATTATCTTTACTCATATTTAAAAAATAAACTTCTAAATATTTTAGATAATTTTAACTTAGAAAATTTCAAATCCATAAACAATTTTTTATTTATAGAAAAAGAGTTAGCCTTTGTTGAAAGAGGTTATAGATTAAAAAAAGCAAAATTTTTAACAAAAGGTTTTTTAAATATAAGTTTTTTTAATTTTACAATAAAAGATCTTGAAAATAAAACTTCTAACTTTCCATTATTTGAACTTGAAGGAATAAATGTTCAAGACAAAGAAATTCTTGAATTTTATCATGAAAATAATCTTTATAGGATTTTTTTCAAAAATAAAAGAATTTCAGTATATAAATGGTTATTGTACTTTTTATTAATAAAAAAAATTATAATGGAAAATATAGAAATATTAGATCTTATTTTTAAAAAATTAACAAATACTAATCCGCTTTATCAAAATTTAAGTAACATAGAATTAAATAATAATATGATTATAATAAAAGAAACAATTGAAAAAATTTTAAACTATAAAATAAAAAATAAAATAACTAAATTAAATATAGAAAATATATTTAACTTTTAAATATAGAGGATTGAATTATGCTTAGTATGACAGGGTATATTTATAAAACTTTTAACCATAATAGTTTAAACATAACTTTTGAAATTAAATGTTTAAATCATAGATTCCTAGAATATAATTTTAATTTTCCTTCAAATTTTTCAAAATTTGAAATAAATCTTATAAAAATTTTAAAAGAAAATTTCAGTAGAGGAACATTTTATATAAATATCTATCTTGATAAATTTATAGGAGATTATCAAATAATAATAAATGAACAGCTTGCTTATAGCTTAACTAAATCTTTTAAAAGTTTAATAAAAAAACTTAAAATATCTAAAAGAATCTATATCTCAAATATTCTTCCCTTTGAAGGAATTATTAAAATTATCCCTCAAAATTTTCCACAAGAACTTGAAAATTTTATATTTAGTTCATTTGAGAATTGTCTTAAAGAGCTTAAAGAAAACATGAAAAATGAAGGTGAATTCCTAAAAAAAGAAATAAACAATTACATAAAGAGTATATATGAAAATTTAAATATTATAAAACAAAGAAGTTTAGAAGAGAACAGTTTAATATTAAACAAATTAAAAGAAAAAATTAAAAAATTAATAGATGAACAAAAGATTGACGAAGATAGGATACTTCAGGAAGCTGGTATTCAACAGAATAAAATAGATATAACAGAAGAAATAACAAGATTAGACTCACATTTAATATACTTAAAAGATTTGATAAACTCCGAAAAGTATGATATAGGTAAAAAAATTGATTTTATATGTCAAGAAATACTTAGAGAAGCTAATACTATATGTTCTAAATCAATAACAACCGAAATAATTTACAATGCTATAGAAATAAAAAATCAAATAGAAAAGATTAGAGAACAAACACGAAACATATCTTAAAAATATAAACCGTAGTTTTGAGTCATATTTTATATTTTAAGCAGCTAAAGCTTGCTTCAACTTTTTTATTCTTGTAGGATGTTTTAATTTTCTCAAAGCCTTTTTTTCTATCTGTCTTATTCTCTCTTTTGTTAAATTAAATTTATTTCCTATCTCCTGCAATGAGAGAGGTTCACCTCCATAAAGACCAAATCTATACATAATTACTTCTCTTTCTCTTTCTGTAAGTGTATTTAATATATTATTAATAGTTTCTTTTACATGAAGATTTTCTGATTCTTCTTCAGGAGATATAGAATTATCAGGAATAAATTCATAAAAAAGTGAAGAGTCTGAATTATCTGAAATCTTTTCTTCAAGAGAAATAAACTCTTTGGAAAAAGTTAAAATTGTTTCCAAACTATCTTTAGAGATAGATAGATCTTCTGAAATTTTATCAATATTTGGATTAATGCCTAAATCTTCATTTTTATTTAAATATCTTTCAATATGAATAAGTTCATTTGTTTTATTTAATGGAAGTCTAACCATTCTTGTCTTTTCAGAAATAGCTTTTAAAATAGCTTGTCTTATCCACCAAACAGCATAAGAAATAAAATGATAACCTCTATCTGGGTCAAATTTCTCAATAGCATTAAGTAGACCAACATTTCCTTCTGCTATTAAATCCATCATAGAAAGACCTTTATTTTGATATTTTTTTGCTATAGAAACAACAAATCTCAAATTTGAATTTATAAGTTTTTCCTTTGCTTTTAAATCACCTTCTTTTGCTAATCTAGCAAGCCTTTCTTCTTCATCCCTTTCTAACAATGGATATCTATTTACATCTTTATAGTAGCTCTTAAAAAGATAATCTTTATTATCAACTTTATCACTATTTAATTTAATTTTCTTATTTAAAGGAAAATTTACATCTGCTTTCTTTATTTTTTCTAGAACTCCTTTATCTTTCATCCTTTTAACTTCTGCTACTATCATTCTTCCCCCTACAAAATAAAATACAAAAATAGCATTTTATTATTTGCAATTAATATGCCAACTAATTTTTCTTTGTATTAAAGTAATTACAATAAATTTGAGTTTTAATAAAATGTATAATTTTTTTATATGTATATATATTACACATATAGAAATCTATTTTTTTATTTATTAAAAATTTAATTTTTGTATATTTAGTTATGGAAATAAATTATATTAATATAGATCAGGTAGAAAAAACCTACAAAAATTTTTTAATTAATGAATTTTTAACAAAAAACAAAAATTTCTTTGATAATGTTGAAATAAACTTGCTTGCAAATTCTTTTGATGAGCTTTGTATAAAACCTCTTTTTTTTGCTATTAAAATTAAAAATTCTTATTTTCCTTTTTTTTATAATTTTGATCTTTTTTTAAAATTATTTTCAAAAGAAAATTACAAGAATAAATATTTTTATAGTATTACTTTAGAATATGACTCTGAAGAAATTTTTGATGAAAAATTGAAAGAATTTTTTAAAAAAATATTTTTTATTACTTTTAGAGAAAATTTTAGTTTTTTTTTATATGTCATATTTATTTTATTTTCAACATTTGAATCATTTAAAAATTATATAATTTTCTATAAAAGTACACTCTTATTTGAATATAAAACTCAAATTGATAATATTTTATATAACCTATCAAATATTAAAAATAATAATCTATTAATAGATTATCTCTTTAATGAGCTTAGTTGTAAAAATAACGATAACTTTGATAATAAAAATAATCATATTGATTTATTAAAAAAATCTTATAAAGATCTTTTAGATACTATTTTGTATTTAAAAGAGAACTTAATCTATTTTGTAAATTTAAAAATTAAAGAAAAAGAGTTAAAAAAGCTTTTTTTAATATTAAAGGATAAACTCATATTTAACAACCTTAAACTCATTTTTGAAATTTCCAAAAATTTATGTCTTAATAAAAACTATTTTATGTCCCTAATAAATTTCACTTATGAAATATTAAATCAATATAGAAACAATAAAGATTACAAAACTGTTTTACTTGAAATATTAAATAAAGTTGATAAATTTAAAAATTTATCTAATAAATTATCAAATAATTTTGAAATTATAGAATTTATAAAATTATATTATGAAATAATTTTATATGAAAAAAAACCATTAAATCAAAAACAGAAGGAATTTTTTGATTTTTTAAATTTAATTAAAAACCCATTTTATAAAAAAAATGAAGTTGAACTTAGGGAATATTTAAATTCTATAAGCTTAAAAAAGATTCAATTTAACTTTTCCCCATATTTTGAGGAAAAAGAGTTTGAAATAAAATACAAATTTAAAAAAGTGGAAGATATTATTAAATTCAGTAAAGAAGTAGAAAAATTAATAAAAAATTTTAAAAATATCTGGGAGAAAATATAAATAAATGTATACGAAAGAAACAATAGATTTAATAATACCAGATACTGTTATTATTAACAAAAATCTATTAGAAAATTATGAAGAAAGACTAAATAGTATTAATAATAAGATAAACAATTTAAATCAAAAATTTAATATAAATAAGAAAATTAAAATTGTTTACTTAAAAGAGAAAGAAATTCAAGAATTTTATAAAAATTCAACCTATGAAAATACAAAAGAAAATATTTTAATTTTAACTAAGAATAAAGGTAAAAGTATCAAAAAATGCCCCGGTACTAAAAATTATTTATGTTGCAACTATTTTATAATTAATCTTTATGTAAATTGCCCTCTAAAATGTAAATATTGTTTTTTGCAATTTTATATAAAAAATCCTATAAATACAATATATATCAATATTGAAGATATTTTTAATCAGTATAATGAAACAATTAAAAGAATTAAAATAAAAAGAATTGGTACAGGTGAACTTTCAGATTCTCTCATTTTTGATCCAATAACTGAATATTCTATTGATTTTGTTAACTTTTTTAAATCACATAAAGAGACTCTTTTTGAATTTAAAACTAAAACTATTTTTACAGATAATTTATATAAAATAGAACCATCAAAAAACATTGTAGTTGGTTTTTCATTAAATAGTGAATCAGTAAAAGAAGAAAATGAACCATTAACTAATACTATTTATGATAGAATTCTCGAAGCTTCAAAGCTTTCTAAATATGGATATAGTGTATCTTTTCATTTTGATCCTATATTTTATTATGAAAATTACAAAGAAGATTATAAAAAGATTCTTAATTTGATTAAGGAAAATTTAGATGAAAAAACAATCGTGTGGATATCACTTGGAACTTTCAGGTATCATCCAGAAATGAAAGATATATTAAGAATAAACTATCCTGATGAAAAAATAACTTTTAATGAATCTATAAGTGGTTTTGATAATAAAATAAGGTATTTCTATTATATTAGAAAAGAAATTTACTCTTTCTTTTATGATTTTTTCAAAAATAATTTAAAAGTTCCTATTTATCTTTGTATGGAATCAAAAAAATTATGGAATGAAATTTTTAGAAATAAACCTAAAGATATTGACAACTTAAAAAATATTTTTAATATAGAGAAGTAAAGATATTCTAAAGTATTTAATTTAAAAGGACTTCATAAAATGGCAAGAGATCCATATGAAATTCTTGGTGTACCCAAAACTGCTACTATTGATGAGATAAAAGCTAAATATAAAGAACTTGTTAAAAAATATCACCCCGATAAACATAAAGATAATCCTTTATCTGATCTTGCAGAGGAAAAGTTTAAAGAGATTCAAGAAGCTTATGAAACAATAATAAAAGGTAAAACTTCTTCATCTTATGACTACTCATCAAGCTATAATTCTTCAAGTTCATATTATAACAATAATACATATAGCAATTCAAGTTATGAGAGTAACTCATCATATTCTAATAGTTATTCTAGTTATTCTAGTTATTCTAATTACTCTATATATCAGGAAGTTAGACAATTAATTAATAGTGGGAAATATATACAAGCAGAAGCTATTCTAGATGGTAACCCATCAAATGATGCAGAATGGTATTTTTTAAAAGCTGTAATACTTGCTTTTAGAGGACTCTATTACAATGCTGACACATATATATTAGAAGCTCTTAAAAAAGATCCTAATAATCCAGAGTATAATGACTTTAGAGACAAACTACTAAAAGCTGCTAAATCTGACCCTTTTGCTTTTGATCATACATATTCAAGAAGCTATAGATCAAGAGAGATGGCAGATGATATGTGCTGCAACTGTCTTAGTTTACTATGCTGTTTGCAGTTTTGTTGTGGAAGCTCATAATTAAAACTAAAAAATCAAAATTAATAATTGAAAATAAATTAAAATAAATAATATATTAAATAAAAAGATTAACACTTATTAAAAATTAATAAAAGAAAATTGTTCCTTAAATGAAAATAATAATTCCAAAATTTTCCGGGTTCTGTCCTGGAGTTAAAAAAGCTGAAAAGTTATTATTTGAATTAATTAATAGATTAAATCTAAATAATAATAAAAATTATTCTAATACTTCTAACAAAAAATGTAATAAAGGAAATAATTTTCACGAAAATTATTTCCTCCTAGGACCTATTATCCATAATAAATATTATATAGAAATACTTAAAAACAAAGGATTAACCGTAATTGATGAAGATGATTTAAATTTTCTTCAAGATGAAAATATATTATTATACGAAGAAAACTTAAAAATATTTTTTAATAAGATATTAGAAAAGTATAATTTAGATTATAAATACATACCAATTATTCGAACACATGGAATTCCTCAACAATTTGAATATTTTATTCAAAAATATTTTTCAAAATATATAGATTTAACCTGTTTTAAAATAAAAAAGATACAAAATCTAATTAAAGAG
The DNA window shown above is from Spirochaetota bacterium and carries:
- a CDS encoding fucose isomerase, with protein sequence MNKKSKIGVVCGLRKTFDYNTASQIFEEKKRYLRSINLVDWVIYEKPVFEVEDLSDVVNYFISSNIDAFIFISGTFHLGHLPLFIYKHLNKPVYFWGWDELPYDGGKIRLNSVCGVNLNCSNFYKSGIDNFHYSIGDEIDINWLKAINIIHGLNNSKVGIAGYRAHGFFNVDVDDTSIYKNFGILIDHFELSEIFNYNFDKEDFDYFNQKVKKIFNTKALSEEQINKVVILSAKLKKFFVDNNLSSLAIRCWPEFAASFSISPCASMSILQSEGIILTCEGDLDGSISMIAQKYAGSDYPYLADFSQINLKENFGLLWHCGVAPCNLWDGKCDITLDTYFAGGKGVTAGFVMKEGEISLLRLDSVNGDYRVFLSEGKIIPMDKALTGTYGKVVFKTHIKNVLDKIISNGIAHHISVSYGNYNDAFRIFAKIKKLKIIEGI
- a CDS encoding 1-acyl-sn-glycerol-3-phosphate acyltransferase, whose product is MRKLHYPKFLIKILRLTFGFFLKKYYNINFIDKENVKKFNRPFILLANHCGFWDPFFICIYLEQEIHFVTSDNIFRNPIFNFFMNLFGSIPKSKFIPDIETIKLIFKVIKENKSVGIFPETNRTWDGSTFKINPNIGKLVKKLGIDLIGAKIKGGYLSLPRWAQKKRYGKVIIEYDFIVKSSDLQNLNEEKINQLVEEWFKYNEDDFIFKNNFKYKGKNLAQYIERVLFICPNCNSFVSIFSSKNHFFCKNCGVKFVYNETGIIDLFKENNSIDYYKKKFDKNDNNKELKNFKITDFNTVNKWNKWQINYLYSYLKNKLLNILDNFNLENFKSINNFLFIEKELAFVERGYRLKKAKFLTKGFLNISFFNFTIKDLENKTSNFPLFELEGINVQDKEILEFYHENNLYRIFFKNKRISVYKWLLYFLLIKKIIMENIEILDLIFKKLTNTNPLYQNLSNIELNNNMIIIKETIEKILNYKIKNKITKLNIENIFNF
- a CDS encoding MFS transporter, which gives rise to MTEKKKLKGVNYFAYGIGDIYGGGSFLIINTLFLFFLTDIAKLPPVLAGLVIFFGKFWDAVTDPIMGYISDNTRTKFGRRRIYFITGIIPVFITFILIWLKVDFNNNIINFLYYAFAYMFFSTAFTLVMIPYSALNADMTGEYKERTKLTGFRMFFSQFSSLICGTLPKIIINKTGGGASGFLTMAIIFGIFFSVPWLFVFLGTFEDENRYKDQETQKVSEFFKGILSVFKNKSFRIHIGMYIAAYVAMDFIMALFIYYLQKYLNKPSLYVPCMGTILITQILFLPLYVFISNKFGKGVAFRIGLPLWALGLIISFFLTPTSTNFIVLIVCFIIGAGLSAGVFVPYAILPSVVEIDTLITTKNRAGLYSGAMTLIRKTVQAIALALIGLYLQLIKYDANAKTLSNETLNGIKAGFFLFPFILLFIGFLIGLKFKVTPKTFEVIKNEIERLKKGDKKENTSEENKKICETLTGFSFEKLFNKENLNI
- a CDS encoding alpha-glucosidase, whose translation is MFYNEDKNSIKIYLKDKIIFHFKKGKVNIELFCSKLSITSSRGSFFFKEKLYESIKLKNYEILDKNERLIKINFENKIEIFFEKIKENYLNQNDSIVKIYFNVIDKKYNGINILLNAYKDEKIFGVGEQFSFLNLKGKKVPIFCQEQGIGRGKNLFTFLVNLLYKAGGNYFTTYYAEPSFISNKSYFLIANSYDYSIFNFKKNLTIMKFYTIPDWIIIGASNSLISCLKLKTSLVGKQEKIPDWVFNGAILGIQGGKEIVLKKLEKAKKHNIKISAVWCQDWEGKRITSFGKQLFWDWIYDNNLYPNLPEFIKLLNKEGIKFLGYINPFLCTDGKLYQIAKQKNLLLKNEKGEPYHVKITTFPAAILDLTNPETIEWIKSIIKENMLDIGLSGWMADFGEHTPIDCMLKDKYFINNFRKYLFNDFYKNLIDTNFKINDSNISNDKDTYEQNIAYENNYLRDFHNIYPVIWAKINIDAIKESKKENEIFIFSRSGFLGTSKISMCLWGGDQLVDWSKDDGLPSVIISYLSSSFSSIAANHSDIGGYTTVAWKKRDKELFLRWTELGAFSIIMRTHEGNRPDVNVQFDYDEETLKHFSKFSHIYSRLKEYYIHVYNEYYKENLPFYRHLSIYYPEDKNIYKYDYCYLIGKDLLIYPIIKKGRRKIKVYIPENNFIHLFTGVEYKKGFHVINSPIGIPAVFYRKDSTFSNLFSEIKNLF